A part of bacterium genomic DNA contains:
- a CDS encoding glycosyltransferase family 1 protein codes for MHIGLFTDTYDEVNGVGMTLQKLSSAACKNGIFLEVFCPGILGKNDPPTITEKMGTVKIHRYKPIAPLPIYSDLSFDLKFLRNRIITYCEQAGFDLIHTATPGSMGLTALFVAHTQKIPILGSYHTSLPLYVKARIQQVLGKLGFTGKKEENVTWQYMMWYYGQCKLVLAPSLDTKRELEERFKVPIEIFTRGIDTERFNQGYRKEEIVEKYGIKRPIALYVGRVSCEKNLNLLVDIFARRNEPALVVVGDGPYLDEMKRSLPNALFLGFLKEKALSEIYASSDFFIFPSITDTFGNVVLEALSSGLPAIVSDQGGPKELIIDGENGFVVKGNDPVSLAEKIDLLAENSELREKMSKNAIEYAKARSWDNVFSSLFATYQRIINEAP; via the coding sequence GCTTGCAAAAATGGAATATTTTTAGAGGTATTTTGTCCGGGCATACTAGGGAAAAATGACCCTCCCACCATTACAGAAAAGATGGGCACAGTAAAGATACATAGATATAAACCCATAGCCCCACTTCCTATTTATTCAGACCTTTCCTTTGACCTGAAATTCTTAAGAAATAGAATTATCACCTATTGTGAACAGGCCGGGTTTGACCTTATCCATACAGCTACCCCTGGTTCAATGGGTCTGACAGCCCTTTTTGTAGCCCATACCCAAAAAATACCCATTTTGGGCTCATATCATACCTCCCTTCCACTTTATGTGAAAGCAAGAATTCAGCAGGTTTTAGGAAAACTTGGTTTTACTGGAAAAAAGGAGGAAAATGTTACCTGGCAGTATATGATGTGGTATTATGGGCAATGTAAGCTGGTTTTGGCTCCATCCCTTGACACAAAAAGGGAATTGGAGGAAAGATTTAAGGTGCCAATTGAAATATTTACAAGGGGCATTGATACAGAAAGATTTAATCAGGGATACAGAAAGGAGGAGATAGTAGAAAAATATGGTATTAAAAGGCCTATTGCACTCTATGTAGGAAGGGTCTCTTGCGAAAAAAATCTTAATCTCCTGGTGGATATATTCGCCAGGAGAAATGAGCCTGCGTTAGTTGTGGTTGGTGATGGGCCATATCTTGATGAAATGAAAAGGTCTTTGCCCAATGCCTTATTTTTGGGTTTTTTGAAAGAAAAAGCCCTTTCAGAGATATATGCCTCATCTGATTTCTTCATTTTTCCCTCTATAACAGACACCTTTGGCAATGTAGTTTTGGAGGCATTATCCTCTGGCTTGCCAGCAATAGTTTCAGACCAGGGTGGTCCAAAGGAGCTAATTATTGATGGAGAAAATGGGTTTGTAGTTAAGGGAAATGACCCTGTTTCTCTTGCTGAAAAGATAGACCTCCTTGCAGAAAATAGCGAATTAAGAGAAAAGATGTCAAAAAATGCCATAGAATATGCTAAGGCAAGGTCATGGGACAATGTTTTTTCCTCCCTGTTTGCTACATATCAAAGAATAATAAATGAAGCTCCTTGA